In one Cupriavidus taiwanensis genomic region, the following are encoded:
- a CDS encoding RNA pyrophosphohydrolase: MLDREGFRPNVGIILLNARNEVFWGKRIGEHSWQFPQGGIKYGETPEQAMYRELHEEIGLLPEHVRIVGRTRDWLRYEVPDKFIRREIRGHYKGQKQIWFLLRMAGRDCDIHLRATEHPEFDAWRWSHYWVPLEAVIEFKRDVYQMALTELSRFLNRHPRVPLSPYGTHGSHGGHGVHGRHGGPRGQALSRAQAAQQADADGNAAAPGAADYVSPATPVSTSRSTDD; this comes from the coding sequence ATGCTCGATCGTGAAGGCTTTCGCCCGAACGTCGGCATCATCCTCCTCAACGCAAGAAACGAGGTTTTCTGGGGCAAGCGAATCGGCGAACACTCCTGGCAGTTTCCGCAGGGCGGCATCAAGTACGGCGAAACGCCGGAACAGGCCATGTACCGCGAACTGCATGAGGAAATCGGCCTGCTTCCGGAGCACGTCAGGATCGTCGGTCGCACGCGCGACTGGCTGCGTTACGAGGTGCCGGACAAGTTCATCCGCCGCGAGATCCGCGGCCACTACAAGGGCCAGAAACAAATCTGGTTCCTGCTGCGCATGGCCGGCAGGGACTGCGACATCCACCTGCGCGCCACCGAGCACCCGGAGTTCGATGCCTGGCGCTGGAGCCACTACTGGGTGCCACTCGAGGCCGTGATCGAGTTCAAGCGCGATGTCTACCAGATGGCGCTGACGGAGCTGTCACGCTTCCTGAACCGGCATCCGCGCGTGCCGCTCAGCCCGTATGGGACGCATGGCAGCCATGGTGGCCACGGCGTGCACGGGCGCCACGGCGGGCCGCGCGGCCAGGCGCTGAGCCGTGCCCAGGCCGCGCAGCAGGCCGACGCCGACGGCAATGCCGCAGCCCCGGGCGCGGCCGACTACGTTTCGCCGGCGACGCCGGTATCCACCTCACGGAGCACTGATGACTAG
- the ispB gene encoding octaprenyl diphosphate synthase: protein MRAVDAVIRQRLSSEVPLIEQIGEYIIGAGGKRLRPVILLLTARALGYDGNRHHELAAVVEFIHTATLLHDDVVDESELRRGRDTANAVFGNAASVLVGDFLYSRAFQMMVDAGSMRIMEILSNATNVIAEGEVLQLLNMHDPDVTVERYLQVIRYKTAKLFEAAAQLGAVLSGADAQMEEAAAEYGRRIGTAFQLIDDMLDYTASAEQMGKNAGDDLREGKPTLPLLHLLEHGTAEQRQLARDAIVQGGTEHFDAVFAAIHASGALEVTFEAARREAEAAEQAARQFPPSELKETLIQLCAFSLQRQS, encoded by the coding sequence ATGCGCGCGGTCGATGCTGTTATCCGCCAGCGGCTGTCCTCCGAAGTCCCGCTGATCGAGCAGATCGGCGAATACATCATCGGTGCCGGCGGCAAGCGCCTGCGCCCGGTGATCCTGCTGCTGACAGCGCGCGCGCTGGGCTATGACGGCAACCGCCATCACGAGCTGGCGGCCGTGGTCGAGTTCATCCACACCGCCACGCTGCTGCACGACGATGTGGTCGACGAGTCCGAGCTGCGGCGCGGCCGCGATACCGCCAACGCCGTGTTCGGCAATGCCGCCAGCGTGCTGGTGGGCGACTTCCTCTATTCGCGCGCGTTCCAGATGATGGTCGATGCCGGCAGCATGCGCATCATGGAAATCCTGTCCAACGCGACCAACGTGATCGCCGAGGGCGAGGTGCTGCAGCTGCTGAACATGCACGACCCCGACGTCACCGTCGAGCGCTACCTGCAGGTGATCCGCTACAAGACCGCCAAGCTGTTCGAGGCCGCCGCGCAACTGGGCGCGGTGCTGTCGGGCGCCGACGCGCAGATGGAGGAAGCCGCCGCCGAATATGGCCGCCGCATCGGCACCGCGTTCCAGCTGATCGACGACATGCTGGACTACACCGCCAGCGCCGAGCAGATGGGCAAGAACGCCGGCGACGACCTGCGCGAAGGCAAGCCCACCCTGCCGCTGCTGCACCTGCTGGAACACGGCACCGCCGAACAGCGCCAGCTGGCCCGGGACGCGATCGTGCAGGGCGGCACCGAGCATTTCGACGCGGTCTTTGCCGCGATCCACGCCAGCGGCGCGCTCGAGGTCACCTTCGAAGCGGCACGGCGCGAGGCCGAAGCCGCCGAGCAGGCAGCCCGGCAATTCCCGCCGTCCGAGCTGAAGGAAACCCTGATCCAGCTGTGTGCGTTCTCGCTGCAGCGGCAGTCCTGA
- the obgE gene encoding GTPase ObgE — protein sequence MKFIDEARIEAIAGNGGNGSASFRREKFVPFGGPDGGDGGRGGSVFAVADRNINTLIDFRYAKKHVAKNGENGRGSDCYGAAGEDITLRMPVGTLITDMDTGEVIADLTEHGQRVCLAEGGMGGWGNLHFKSSTNRAPRQQVDGKPGERRMLKLELKVLADVGLLGMPNAGKSTFISHISNARPKVADYPFTTLHPNLGVVRVDHEQSFVVADIPGLIEGAAEGAGLGHQFLRHLQRTGLLLHIVDLAPFDEAVDPVAEARAIVNELKKYDETLYEKPRWLVLNKLDMVPEDERAARVKDFLKRYKWKGPVFQISALTGEGCRELIYAIKDHLQAIKAEEAAALAEPDIRLDDRLHNVDQDQREA from the coding sequence ATGAAGTTCATCGACGAAGCCCGAATCGAAGCCATCGCCGGCAACGGCGGCAATGGCAGCGCCTCGTTCCGGCGCGAAAAGTTTGTGCCCTTCGGCGGCCCGGATGGTGGCGACGGCGGCCGGGGCGGCAGCGTGTTCGCCGTGGCGGACCGCAATATCAATACGCTGATCGACTTCCGCTACGCCAAGAAGCATGTGGCGAAGAATGGCGAGAACGGCCGTGGCTCCGACTGCTACGGCGCTGCCGGTGAAGACATCACGCTGCGCATGCCGGTGGGCACGCTGATCACCGACATGGACACCGGCGAGGTCATCGCCGACCTGACCGAGCACGGCCAGCGCGTGTGCCTGGCCGAGGGCGGCATGGGCGGCTGGGGCAACCTGCACTTCAAGTCCAGTACCAACCGCGCGCCGCGCCAGCAGGTCGACGGCAAGCCGGGCGAGCGCCGCATGCTCAAGCTCGAGCTCAAGGTGCTGGCCGACGTCGGCCTGCTGGGCATGCCCAACGCCGGCAAGTCGACCTTTATCTCGCATATCTCCAATGCGCGCCCGAAGGTGGCGGACTATCCGTTCACCACGCTGCATCCCAACCTGGGCGTGGTGCGCGTCGACCATGAGCAATCGTTCGTGGTCGCCGACATCCCCGGCCTGATCGAAGGCGCGGCCGAAGGCGCGGGCCTGGGCCACCAGTTTTTGCGCCACCTGCAGCGCACCGGGCTGCTGCTGCATATCGTCGACCTGGCACCGTTCGACGAGGCGGTCGACCCGGTCGCCGAGGCCAGGGCCATCGTCAACGAGCTGAAGAAGTACGACGAAACCCTGTATGAAAAGCCGCGCTGGCTGGTGCTGAACAAGCTCGACATGGTGCCCGAGGACGAGCGCGCCGCGCGCGTGAAGGACTTCCTCAAGCGCTACAAGTGGAAGGGCCCGGTGTTCCAGATCTCGGCGCTGACCGGCGAAGGCTGCCGCGAGCTGATCTATGCGATCAAGGACCACCTGCAGGCGATCAAGGCCGAAGAGGCCGCGGCGCTGGCAGAGCCGGACATCCGCCTGGACGACCGCCTGCATAACGTCGACCAGGACCAGCGCGAGGCATAA
- a CDS encoding CNP1-like family protein — protein sequence MTSLTGVGRRGGLSAAGLLLAAASLALAGCKTTGKEMAEEESTWNNPFAPKTFEEAKAMLPPLPQEANLIPFSVAGTGTLSFAVDSKSISVGKDNVVRYTVVTTSQSGARNVTFEGMRCDAFERKLYATLPPGATEWVPNSSDYGETWHRMQTGVRNAYAATLAIDFFCEGRTVAGKPADMVLELQSRAPHKR from the coding sequence ATGACTAGTTTGACCGGCGTGGGCCGCCGCGGCGGCCTGAGCGCGGCCGGATTGCTGCTTGCCGCGGCCAGCCTGGCGCTGGCCGGCTGCAAGACCACCGGCAAGGAGATGGCGGAGGAAGAGAGCACCTGGAACAACCCGTTCGCGCCCAAGACCTTCGAGGAAGCCAAGGCCATGCTGCCGCCATTGCCGCAGGAGGCCAACCTGATCCCGTTCTCGGTAGCCGGCACCGGCACGCTTTCGTTCGCGGTGGACAGCAAGTCCATTTCAGTGGGCAAGGACAACGTGGTGCGCTATACCGTGGTCACCACCAGCCAGAGCGGCGCCCGCAACGTGACCTTCGAAGGCATGCGCTGCGACGCGTTCGAGCGCAAGCTGTACGCGACCCTGCCCCCGGGCGCCACCGAGTGGGTGCCCAACAGCAGCGACTACGGCGAGACCTGGCACCGCATGCAGACCGGGGTGCGCAACGCCTACGCCGCCACGCTGGCGATCGATTTCTTCTGCGAGGGTCGCACCGTCGCCGGCAAGCCCGCGGACATGGTGCTCGAGCTGCAATCGCGCGCGCCGCACAAGCGCTGA
- the rpmA gene encoding 50S ribosomal protein L27 → MAQKKGGGSTRNGRDSESKRLGVKVFGGQAINAGGIIVRQRGTRVHAGDNVGVGKDHTLFALIDGHVQFAVKGPAKKQQVSVVPAA, encoded by the coding sequence ATGGCACAGAAAAAAGGCGGCGGTTCCACGCGGAACGGCCGTGATTCCGAATCGAAGCGTCTGGGCGTGAAGGTGTTTGGTGGCCAGGCCATCAACGCCGGCGGCATCATCGTGCGCCAGCGCGGTACCCGCGTGCATGCCGGCGACAACGTCGGCGTGGGCAAGGACCACACGCTGTTCGCCCTGATCGACGGCCACGTGCAGTTCGCCGTCAAGGGCCCTGCCAAGAAGCAGCAAGTCAGCGTCGTTCCGGCGGCCTGA
- the proB gene encoding glutamate 5-kinase, whose amino-acid sequence MQSVIAQAKRIVVKVGSSLVTNDGKGLDHDAIARWAAQIAKLRVAGKEVVLVSSGAIAEGMQRLGWARRPKEIHELQAAAAVGQMGLAQVYESQFGRYGIRTAQVLLTHADLADRERYLNARSTLLTLLSLGVVPIINENDTVVTDEIKFGDNDTLGALVTNLIEGDALVILTDQRGLYTADPRKDPAAQFVDEALAGTPELEAMAGGAGTSIGRGGMLTKILAAKRAAKSGAHTTIASGREANVLERLAAGEAIGTQLLAPTGRLTARKQWMADHLQLRGRVVIDNGAVEKLTGGGKSLLPIGVVEVQGEFARGEVIACVDAQGKEVARGITNYSSAESRLIARKPSSEIEAVLGHLNEPELIHRDNLVLV is encoded by the coding sequence ATGCAATCGGTCATCGCGCAGGCAAAGCGCATCGTCGTAAAAGTGGGCTCCAGCCTGGTCACCAACGACGGCAAGGGGCTGGACCACGACGCCATCGCCCGCTGGGCGGCCCAGATCGCCAAGCTGCGCGTGGCCGGCAAGGAAGTGGTGCTGGTCAGTTCCGGCGCCATCGCCGAAGGCATGCAGCGCCTCGGCTGGGCGCGCCGCCCGAAGGAAATCCATGAGCTGCAGGCGGCCGCCGCGGTCGGCCAGATGGGGCTGGCGCAGGTCTACGAGAGCCAGTTCGGCCGCTATGGCATCCGCACCGCGCAGGTGCTGCTGACCCACGCCGACCTGGCCGACCGCGAGCGCTACCTGAACGCGCGCTCCACGCTGCTGACGCTGCTGTCGCTGGGCGTGGTGCCGATCATCAACGAGAACGACACCGTGGTCACCGACGAAATCAAGTTCGGCGACAACGACACGCTCGGCGCGCTGGTCACCAACCTGATCGAAGGCGACGCACTGGTGATCCTGACCGACCAGCGCGGCCTGTACACCGCCGATCCGCGCAAGGACCCGGCCGCGCAGTTCGTCGACGAAGCCCTGGCCGGCACGCCCGAGCTGGAAGCCATGGCCGGCGGCGCGGGCACGTCGATCGGGCGCGGCGGCATGCTGACCAAGATCCTGGCGGCCAAGCGCGCGGCCAAGTCGGGCGCGCATACCACCATCGCCTCGGGCCGCGAGGCCAACGTGCTGGAGCGCCTGGCCGCCGGCGAGGCCATCGGCACCCAGCTGCTGGCGCCGACCGGCCGGCTGACCGCGCGCAAGCAGTGGATGGCCGACCACCTGCAACTGCGCGGGCGCGTCGTGATCGACAACGGCGCGGTCGAGAAGCTGACCGGCGGCGGCAAGTCGCTGCTGCCGATCGGCGTGGTCGAAGTGCAGGGCGAATTCGCCCGCGGCGAGGTGATCGCCTGTGTCGATGCGCAAGGCAAGGAGGTGGCGCGTGGCATCACCAACTATTCCAGCGCGGAGTCGCGGCTGATCGCGCGCAAGCCGTCGTCCGAGATCGAAGCCGTGCTCGGCCACCTGAACGAGCCCGAACTGATCCATCGCGACAACCTGGTACTGGTCTGA
- a CDS encoding prepilin peptidase has product MQPVWSASPYPSGSAPLLHALAALPPVFLVAAAALLGLVVGSFLNVVIHRVPRMMEREEANYIAELRGDPLPYPGRYNLMVPRSACPHCGHAIAPWENVPVLSYLFLRGRCSACKTPISARYPLVELACGVLSALVAWRFGPGVQALAALVLVWGLLALTMIDADTQLLPDQITLPLLWIGLLLNLAGLFVALPDAVVGAAAGYLVLWLAYWLFRLLRGKEGMGFGDFKLMAALGAWFGWQALPALVLLSSVAGVLFGLANIALRRQERDTPFPFGPFIALAGVVVLLFGPGVLPVFAW; this is encoded by the coding sequence ATGCAGCCGGTGTGGTCCGCGTCCCCTTATCCGAGCGGCAGTGCCCCGCTGCTGCACGCGCTGGCGGCGCTGCCGCCAGTCTTTCTGGTGGCGGCCGCGGCGCTGCTGGGGCTGGTGGTCGGCAGTTTCCTCAATGTGGTGATCCACCGCGTGCCGCGCATGATGGAGCGCGAAGAAGCCAACTACATTGCCGAGCTCCGCGGCGACCCGCTGCCCTACCCTGGCCGCTACAACCTGATGGTGCCGCGCTCGGCGTGCCCGCATTGCGGCCACGCCATCGCCCCGTGGGAAAACGTGCCGGTGCTGAGCTACCTGTTCCTGCGCGGCCGCTGCTCGGCGTGCAAGACACCGATCAGCGCGCGCTATCCGCTGGTGGAGCTGGCCTGCGGCGTGCTGAGCGCGCTGGTGGCATGGCGCTTCGGCCCGGGCGTGCAGGCGCTGGCCGCGCTGGTGCTGGTGTGGGGGCTGCTGGCACTGACCATGATCGATGCCGATACGCAATTGCTGCCCGACCAGATCACGCTGCCGCTGCTGTGGATCGGCCTGCTGCTGAACCTGGCCGGCCTGTTCGTGGCGCTGCCCGACGCAGTGGTCGGCGCCGCCGCCGGCTACCTGGTGCTGTGGCTCGCCTACTGGCTGTTCCGGCTGCTGCGCGGCAAGGAAGGCATGGGCTTCGGCGACTTCAAGCTGATGGCGGCGCTGGGTGCCTGGTTCGGCTGGCAGGCGCTGCCGGCGCTGGTGCTGCTGTCGTCGGTGGCGGGCGTGCTGTTCGGACTGGCCAATATCGCGCTGCGCCGCCAGGAGCGCGATACGCCGTTCCCGTTCGGGCCCTTCATTGCGCTGGCCGGCGTGGTGGTGCTGCTGTTCGGCCCCGGCGTGCTGCCGGTGTTTGCATGGTGA
- the rplU gene encoding 50S ribosomal protein L21: MYAVVKTGGKQYKVAAGEKLKVEQIPADIGAEITLDQVLAVGAGDQIKFGTPLVSGASVKATVISQGRHDKVKIFKMRRRKHYQKRQGHRQNYTELRIEAIVA, from the coding sequence ATGTACGCGGTCGTAAAAACCGGCGGCAAGCAATACAAGGTTGCTGCTGGCGAAAAACTGAAAGTAGAACAGATACCGGCAGACATTGGCGCAGAAATCACGCTCGACCAGGTGCTCGCAGTGGGCGCCGGCGACCAAATCAAGTTTGGTACGCCGCTGGTGAGCGGGGCTTCCGTCAAGGCTACCGTTATCTCCCAGGGTCGTCACGACAAGGTGAAGATCTTCAAGATGCGCCGTCGCAAGCACTACCAGAAGCGTCAGGGCCATCGTCAGAATTACACCGAACTGCGCATCGAAGCGATCGTTGCCTGA
- a CDS encoding type II secretion system F family protein, translating to MATRAPAAGARTGAPSRAKSGKGRKAPTQYIFEWEGKDRKGKTFTGELRAENQAEVTATLRKQGLTIVRLKKRKAARGRKITEKDIAYFTRQLSTMLKAGIPLLQSIDIIARGHVNPNFTQLLSDIRFDIEAGSSMAAAFRRHPRYFDTLYCNLIDAGEQGGILDSLLERLSLYMEKTIALKGQIKSAMIYPIAVLTVAFAVTVILMLFVIPAFKGVFSSFGANLPAPTLLVIAISDFFVQYWYLMIGAPVAGISFYLRALKKSEKVQRATDRALLKLPIFGSLFRKAVIARWTRTLATMFAAGTPLVESMESVAGAAGNWVYYDATREIEQSVRIGTSLTNAMQATHVFDNMVLQMTQIGEESGALDNMLLKVAEFYEREVDDAVAAISSLIEPLIIVVLGVLIGGMVVAMYLPIFKLGQVV from the coding sequence ATGGCGACGCGCGCACCAGCAGCGGGCGCCCGGACGGGGGCACCGTCACGGGCCAAATCAGGGAAGGGACGCAAGGCTCCCACCCAGTACATCTTCGAGTGGGAAGGCAAGGACCGCAAGGGCAAGACCTTCACCGGCGAGCTGCGCGCCGAAAACCAGGCCGAAGTCACCGCCACGCTGCGCAAGCAGGGCCTGACCATCGTCAGGCTGAAGAAGCGCAAGGCCGCGCGCGGGCGCAAGATCACCGAGAAGGACATCGCCTACTTCACCCGGCAGCTGTCGACCATGCTCAAGGCCGGCATCCCGCTGCTGCAGTCGATCGACATCATCGCGCGCGGGCACGTGAACCCCAACTTCACCCAGCTGCTGTCCGACATCCGCTTCGACATCGAGGCCGGCAGCAGCATGGCCGCGGCGTTCCGCCGCCATCCCAGATACTTCGACACGCTCTACTGCAACCTGATCGATGCCGGCGAACAGGGCGGCATCCTGGACTCGCTGCTGGAGCGCCTGTCGCTCTACATGGAGAAGACCATCGCGCTGAAGGGGCAGATCAAGTCGGCGATGATCTATCCGATCGCGGTGCTGACCGTCGCCTTTGCCGTCACCGTGATCCTGATGCTGTTCGTGATCCCGGCGTTCAAGGGCGTGTTTTCCAGCTTCGGCGCCAATCTGCCCGCGCCGACGCTGCTGGTGATCGCGATCTCGGACTTCTTTGTCCAGTACTGGTACCTGATGATCGGCGCGCCGGTGGCCGGCATCAGCTTTTATCTGCGCGCGCTGAAGAAATCCGAGAAGGTGCAGCGCGCCACCGACCGCGCGCTGCTGAAGCTGCCGATCTTCGGCAGCCTGTTCCGCAAGGCCGTGATCGCGCGCTGGACCCGCACCCTGGCGACCATGTTCGCGGCCGGCACGCCGCTGGTTGAGTCGATGGAGTCGGTGGCCGGCGCGGCCGGCAACTGGGTCTACTACGACGCCACCCGCGAGATCGAGCAGTCGGTGCGCATCGGCACCAGCCTGACCAACGCGATGCAGGCGACCCATGTGTTCGACAACATGGTGCTGCAGATGACGCAGATCGGCGAGGAATCCGGCGCGCTGGACAACATGCTGCTGAAGGTTGCGGAGTTCTACGAGCGCGAGGTCGACGATGCCGTCGCCGCCATCTCCAGCCTAATCGAGCCGCTGATCATCGTGGTGCTGGGCGTGCTGATCGGCGGCATGGTGGTGGCGATGTACCTGCCGATCTTCAAGCTGGGACAGGTGGTGTAA
- a CDS encoding proline--tRNA ligase, which translates to MKASQFFISTLKEAPADAEIVSHKLMMRAGMIKKLGAGIYNYMPVGLRVIRKVENIVREEMNRAGAVELSMPVIQPAELWQETGRWDKMGPELLRLKDRHERDFAVQPTSEEVVTDIARSEIRSYKQLPVNFYQIQTKFRDERRPRFGIMRGREFTMKDAYSFDRDADGLRKSYENMYDAYVRIFRRFGLEFRAVAADNGAIGGSGSHEFHVIAETGEDAIVYCPSSAYAANMEAAEALPLVAERAAPTQDLVKTFTPEKVKCEQVAEFLNIPLETNVKSIVLATDSDAGVQIWLLLIRADHELNEVKASKVPGLAEFRFATENEIVEAFGSPPGYLGPIDMKKPVKVVADRTVANMSDFVCGANYRDYHYTGVNWGRDLPEPIVADLRNVVAGDASPDGQGTLEICRGIEVGHVFMLGTRYSESMNATFLDENGKTQPMQMGCYGIGITRILGAAIEQNFDERGIIWPAAIAPFAVVICPVGYDRSEAVKAEADRIHAELLAAGVDVILDDRGERPGVMFADWELIGVPHRVVVGDRGLKEGKVEYQGRRDAQATAVGVAEVVGHVRSQLAN; encoded by the coding sequence ATGAAAGCCTCGCAATTCTTCATTTCCACCCTCAAGGAAGCGCCCGCCGACGCGGAAATCGTTTCGCACAAGCTGATGATGCGCGCCGGCATGATCAAGAAGCTGGGTGCCGGCATCTACAACTACATGCCGGTCGGGTTGCGCGTGATCCGCAAGGTGGAAAACATCGTGCGCGAGGAAATGAACCGGGCCGGCGCGGTGGAGCTGTCGATGCCGGTGATCCAGCCGGCCGAGCTGTGGCAGGAAACCGGCCGCTGGGACAAGATGGGGCCCGAGCTGCTGCGCCTGAAGGACCGCCATGAGCGCGACTTCGCGGTGCAGCCGACCTCCGAAGAGGTGGTGACCGATATCGCCCGCTCCGAGATCCGCAGCTACAAGCAGCTGCCGGTCAATTTCTACCAGATCCAGACCAAGTTCCGCGACGAGCGCCGGCCGCGCTTCGGCATCATGCGCGGGCGCGAGTTCACCATGAAGGACGCCTATTCCTTCGACCGTGACGCCGACGGCCTGCGCAAGTCGTACGAGAACATGTACGACGCCTACGTGCGCATCTTCCGCCGCTTCGGGCTGGAATTCCGCGCCGTCGCCGCCGACAACGGTGCCATCGGCGGCTCGGGCTCGCATGAGTTCCACGTGATCGCCGAAACCGGCGAGGACGCCATCGTCTACTGCCCGAGCTCGGCCTATGCCGCCAACATGGAGGCCGCCGAGGCGCTGCCGCTGGTGGCGGAGCGCGCCGCGCCCACGCAAGACCTCGTCAAGACCTTCACCCCGGAGAAGGTCAAGTGCGAGCAGGTGGCCGAATTCCTAAACATCCCGCTCGAGACCAACGTCAAGTCGATCGTGCTGGCCACCGATAGCGACGCCGGCGTCCAGATCTGGCTGCTGCTGATCCGCGCCGACCACGAGCTGAACGAGGTCAAGGCCTCCAAGGTGCCGGGGCTGGCCGAGTTCCGCTTCGCCACCGAGAACGAGATCGTCGAAGCCTTCGGCTCGCCGCCGGGCTACCTGGGCCCGATCGACATGAAGAAGCCGGTCAAGGTGGTGGCCGACCGCACCGTCGCCAACATGAGCGACTTTGTCTGCGGCGCCAATTACCGCGACTACCACTACACCGGCGTCAACTGGGGCCGCGACCTGCCCGAGCCGATCGTGGCCGACCTGCGCAACGTGGTGGCGGGCGACGCCTCGCCGGATGGCCAGGGCACGCTGGAAATCTGCCGCGGCATCGAGGTGGGCCACGTGTTCATGCTGGGCACGCGCTACTCGGAATCGATGAACGCCACCTTCCTCGACGAGAACGGCAAGACCCAGCCGATGCAGATGGGCTGCTATGGCATCGGCATCACCCGCATCCTGGGCGCGGCGATCGAGCAGAACTTCGACGAGCGCGGCATCATCTGGCCGGCCGCGATCGCCCCGTTCGCGGTGGTGATCTGCCCGGTGGGCTATGACCGCTCCGAGGCCGTCAAGGCCGAGGCCGACCGCATCCATGCCGAGCTGCTCGCCGCCGGCGTCGACGTGATCCTCGACGACCGCGGCGAACGCCCGGGCGTGATGTTTGCCGACTGGGAACTGATCGGCGTGCCGCACCGCGTGGTGGTGGGCGACCGCGGCCTGAAGGAAGGCAAGGTCGAGTACCAGGGCCGGCGCGACGCGCAGGCCACCGCCGTCGGCGTGGCCGAAGTGGTCGGCCACGTGCGCAGCCAGCTGGCGAACTGA
- the pilB gene encoding type IV-A pilus assembly ATPase PilB has protein sequence MTLGLSLAQSRRIAPALLAQLEQAAREKQSQLIDEIVGSGTMSAHDLALFAADKYQLPLLDLAQYNLAKVPPALAGNREFHAHRLLPLGRRENRLVLALSDPSNQAGLDAIRDKYKLPVEAVVVEHDKLMKHVRAAGEALGTLKNISPVQAERKMIEYDPVAAAANPRNRTTADSIDDAPVVRFLQKLLTEAFHRGASDLHFEPFETFYRIRFRVDGVLQEVARPPLDIRDKIATRIKVLSRLDISEKRVPQDGRMKLLIALPKDKDAKETVEKAVDFRVSTLPTLFGEKIVMRILESSSDKLDIDQLGYEPEQKALLLDVIKRPYGMVLVTGPTGSGKTVSLYTFLNLLNQGDINISTAEDPAEIQLPGINQVNVNDKAGLTFATALRSFLRQDPDIIMVGEIRDLETADISIKAAQTGHLVLSTLHTNDAPTTLTRLMNMGVAPFNIASSVLMITAQRLARRLCSCKREGEIPREALLEAGFREQDLDGSWQPYHPVGCERCNGSGYKGRCGIYQVMPITEAMQEIILAHGTALQIAEQARKDGVLSLREAGLLKVRQGVTSLEEVLATTNT, from the coding sequence ATGACACTCGGACTTTCCCTGGCCCAGAGCCGGCGTATCGCGCCCGCCCTGCTTGCTCAGCTGGAGCAGGCCGCGCGTGAAAAGCAATCGCAGCTGATCGACGAGATCGTCGGCAGCGGCACCATGAGCGCGCACGACCTGGCGCTGTTCGCCGCGGACAAGTACCAGCTGCCGCTGCTGGACCTGGCCCAGTACAACCTCGCCAAGGTGCCGCCGGCGCTCGCCGGCAACCGTGAATTCCATGCCCACCGGCTGCTGCCGCTGGGCCGGCGCGAGAACCGCCTGGTGCTGGCGCTGTCCGATCCGTCCAACCAGGCCGGCCTGGACGCGATCCGCGACAAGTACAAGCTGCCGGTCGAAGCGGTGGTGGTCGAGCACGACAAGCTGATGAAGCATGTGCGCGCCGCCGGCGAGGCGCTCGGCACGCTGAAGAACATCTCGCCGGTGCAGGCCGAGCGCAAGATGATCGAATACGATCCGGTCGCCGCCGCCGCCAACCCGCGCAACCGCACCACGGCCGACAGTATCGACGATGCGCCGGTGGTGCGCTTCCTGCAGAAGCTGCTGACCGAGGCCTTCCACCGCGGCGCCTCCGACCTGCACTTCGAGCCGTTCGAAACCTTCTACCGGATCCGCTTCCGCGTCGATGGCGTGCTGCAGGAAGTCGCGCGGCCGCCGCTGGATATCCGCGACAAGATCGCGACCCGCATCAAGGTGCTGTCGCGGCTGGATATTTCCGAAAAGCGCGTGCCGCAGGACGGCCGCATGAAGCTGCTGATCGCGCTGCCCAAGGACAAGGATGCCAAGGAAACCGTCGAGAAGGCGGTGGACTTCCGCGTCTCGACGCTACCGACGCTGTTCGGCGAGAAGATCGTGATGCGGATCCTGGAATCGTCGTCCGACAAGCTCGACATCGACCAGCTCGGCTATGAGCCGGAGCAGAAGGCGCTGCTGCTGGACGTGATCAAGCGCCCGTACGGCATGGTGCTGGTGACCGGCCCGACCGGCAGCGGCAAGACCGTGTCGCTGTACACCTTCCTGAACCTGCTGAACCAGGGCGACATCAATATCTCGACGGCGGAGGACCCGGCGGAAATCCAGCTGCCGGGCATCAACCAGGTCAACGTCAACGACAAGGCCGGGCTGACCTTCGCCACCGCGCTGCGCTCGTTCCTGCGCCAGGATCCGGACATCATCATGGTGGGCGAAATCCGCGACCTGGAAACCGCCGACATCTCCATCAAGGCCGCGCAGACCGGCCACCTGGTGTTGTCGACGCTGCACACCAATGACGCGCCGACCACGCTGACACGCCTGATGAACATGGGCGTGGCGCCTTTCAACATTGCCTCGAGCGTGCTGATGATCACCGCCCAGCGGCTGGCGCGGCGCCTGTGCAGCTGCAAGCGCGAGGGCGAGATCCCGCGCGAGGCCTTGCTGGAAGCGGGCTTTCGCGAGCAGGACCTGGACGGCAGCTGGCAGCCCTACCATCCGGTCGGCTGCGAGCGCTGCAACGGCAGCGGCTACAAGGGCCGCTGCGGCATCTACCAGGTGATGCCGATCACCGAGGCCATGCAGGAGATCATCCTGGCGCACGGCACCGCGCTGCAGATTGCCGAGCAGGCGCGCAAGGACGGCGTGCTATCGTTGCGCGAAGCGGGGCTGCTGAAGGTCAGGCAGGGCGTCACGTCACTCGAAGAAGTGCTGGCGACCACGAACACGTAG